A part of Rhinoderma darwinii isolate aRhiDar2 chromosome 1, aRhiDar2.hap1, whole genome shotgun sequence genomic DNA contains:
- the CBARP gene encoding voltage-dependent calcium channel beta subunit-associated regulatory protein: MSNESPAWENITDSSTAAPGAPTQDGYVLLLVLLSTFIGGTLLLIIGVLILCRRCCNSRLRLSRPSDDAEKTNTSYVDESQPTHDITIRIEDVESLSASGTRDVESERFLGTVSSGRRVSFNEGALCGQEKRERERGRRYTLTEGDFHYLKNARLTLPPLPSLLPTALHILTIHESEGADSSSSGTVSDTHPTSPTKSNISIYQPPRSPPVPLTRLSLSLTSALPGDAYNSVADTSFMETSSHSLSLPRQSATNRFDHSSHLPLGGASSDVSTTRSHGAVLHFFSRLRRHASLEGASPYLKIKKWKLGSVQRASSLDTRGSPKRHQFQRQRAASESAERDDIIQYIAHTQDTAFIQQHGTPPHSLGRLDHGEDGSLADVGSTEQGQLPTQCDIWSLRASLELCASDQSSSNNDRDSVRSDAESVSSLSGLPSLPSQDLADVRSGKGQEPDTGSRKLLQMDSGYASIEAPCRPLEESSSPHQDKTASEKRLFFTNAGRKGTVFESLEGRLYEQGASGGEEDKWLPHPTPSLSPRETLSRRDYSIDEKTDALFNEFLRHDPQYDDSPLRIKHRSRAHLRKQWQRTKQYSDPGIRFPPALDRHRASPLRRGDSTSYLPDTRYHSTLPRIASTTDEEGPDGCPLSPASLTPEDKIQVIEEEPYEHGPASEEPRPPAEKPDQDYGYGPQTTELLDKIGAGLEDRLYQIVQRTACSPERLCTVAHISPDHSPV; the protein is encoded by the exons GCTGCGCCAGGGGCACCTACTCAGGATGGGTACGTCTTGCTCCTGGTCCTGTTGTCCACCTTCATTGGAGGAACACTCCTCCTCATTATTGGGGTCTTGATCCTTTGCAGGCGCTGTTGCAACTCCCGTCTGAGACTATCCAG ACCCAGTGACGATGCAGAAAAAACAAACACTTCCTATGTGGATGAATCCCAACCCACGCATG ATATCACCATCAGAATAGAGGATGTAGAATCTCTTTCAGCTTCAGGGACCCGGGACGTGGAGTCAGAGAGATTCTTAGGCACTGTATCCAGTGGTCGACGGGTTTCGTTTAATGAGGGGGCATTATGTGGACAAGAAAAGAGAGAGCGCGAAAGAGGAAGGAG GTACACCTTAACAGAAGGAGATTTTCACTATCTGAAGAATGCCCGACTGACACTCCCTCCTCTTCCCTCGTTACTGCCAACTGCTCTACACATTCTGACAATACATGAAAGTGAAGGCGCGGACAGTAGTAGCAGCGGCACAGTATCAGACACACATCCCACCTCTCCAACCAAATCAAATATTTCCATATACCAG CCCCCACGAAGTCCACCTGTACCACTTACTAGACTTTCACTCAGTTTAACTTCTGCTCTTCCGGGAGACGCGTACAACTCTGTTGCAGATACGAGTTTTATGGAGACTTCATCCCATAGTCTATCATTGCCTAGGCAAAGTGCTACTAACAGG TTTGACCACAGCAGTCATCTCCCTCTGGGTGGTGCTAGCTCAGATGTGAGTACCACACGAAGTCATGGTGCTGTacttcacttcttcagccgtttacgGCGTCATGCAAGCTTAGAAGGAGCAAGCCCCTATCTAAAAATCAAGAAATGGAAACTGGGCAGCGTCCAGAGAGCAAGCAGCTTAGACACCAGAG GTTCTCCAAAGCGGCATCAGTTCCAGCGACAGAGAGCAGCAAGTGAAAGTGCAGAACGTGACGACATCATACAATACATAGCCCACACACAAGATACTGCTTTCATCCAACAGCACGGCACTCCACCACATTCTCTCGGCAG GCTAGACCATGGGGAAGATGGGTCACTGGCTGATGTAGGAAGCACAGAACAGGGTCAGCTTCCCACTCAGTGTGACATCTGGAGCCTTCGTGCGTCACTGGAGCTTTGTGCCTCTGATCAAAGTAGTAGCAACAATGATCGGGATTCTGTTCGCAGTGATGCAGAAAGTGTTAGCTCCCTGAGTGGACTCCCTAGTCTTCCTTCCCAAGATCTGGCTGATGTTCGGTCTGGAAAGGGACAAGAGCCAGATACTGGATCTCGAAAGCTTTTACAGATGGACAGTGGCTATGCCTCTATTGAAGCTCCATGTCGGCCGTTAGAAGAGTCAAGCAGCCCCCATCAGGACAAGACTGCCTCGGAAAAACGACTGTTTTTCACAAACGCTGGACGGAAAGGAACAGTATTTGAAAGTCTGGAGGGTCGTTTATATGAACAGGGTGCTTCAGGAGGAGAGGAAGACAAATGGCTTCCACACCCCACTCCATCTCTTAGTCCACGTGAGACACTTTCTAGACGAGATTATAGTATAGATGAAAAAACTGATGCCTTGTTTAATGAGTTCCTTCGGCATGACCCGCAGTATGATGATTCCCCCCTACGCATCAAGCATCGCTCTCGTGCTCATTTACGCAAACAATGGCAGAGGACAAAGCAGTACAGTGATCCAGGTATCCGTTTCCCTCCTGCCTTGGACAGACACCGTGCTTCCCCCTTACGTCGAGGAGACAGCACCAGCTACCTTCCTGACACACGATACCACAGTACGCTACCACGAATTGCAAGTACTACGGATGAGGAAGGACCAGATGGTTGTCCATTAAGCCCAGCTTCACTCACACCTGAAGACAAAATTCAGGTTATTGAGGAAGAACCATATGAACATGGACCTGCTTCTGAGGAACCTAGACCTCCTGCAGAAAAGCCTGATCAAGATTATGGTTATGGGCCCCAAACAACAGAGCTGCTGGACAAGATAGGTGCAGGACTTGAGGATCGATTGTACCAAATTGTGCAGAGGACAGCATGTAGTCCTGAGAGGCTTTGCACAGTGGCACATATTTCACCTGATCACAGTCCTGTGTAG